The DNA window GTGTCTGCTGCCTGGACGCCGGTATGCTCTTCCCGATGGCCGGGATACGATTTGGTAAAGGACGATGTTGAACAGTTCGACGCGGTGTTTGTCGGAATTACGGTAGATAATATCCCAACGTTACATGCGTGGGTAAAAGCGATGGAAGGTATCAGTTTCCCGGTGCTTTCGGACTTTTTCCCACACGGAGTTGTTGCTCAGCGTTATGGGATCTTGCGCTCAGATGGGACGAGCGAGCGAGCGCTCTTCATCATAGATAAAGAAGGGGTGATTCGGTTTATCGATGTGCATGACATCAATGAAAGGCCTCCTTTGGAGGATATTTTCCATGCGCTTCAGGAAATTTACGAAAACGAATAAATTTGCTTAACGTTCTCCGGTGAACTCCGGTTTCCATCGTGACGGTTCTTCCGAGCTTATCGAAGCGAAGAATGGTGGGAGATGGCAGATCAAGACGAATATCAGAATATAAACGACTTAAAATTAGAGTAGGTGTTAGTAGGTGTAATTCGAATGAATTTATTGGGAGAATTTTAAGAGATATCGTTTAATGGCACATGTCTTGATTTGGGGGAAGAAACGCTTAGCGATCTGCTGTAAGTTGGTTCTGCCGCGTGATTCCAAGAGTCTCTCCGATCTCCTGGTTTTCCTTTCCCTGAGCGGCCAGCAGGACGATCTTGGCCCGCTCGGCCAAGCGAACCGAAGTCCGCCGACCTTTGCTGATCACTGTAAGCTTCACTTCTTCCTCTGGGGCGAGTTCGATTTTGCGGGCTACTCTCATTGGAGAGGAAGCATATCCATTGAAATGGTGCTAATCAATAAAATAAGTTACATTAATTAATACGACCTACACTAGCGAACTCGCGGATTGCGTATTTGTTTTACGGATGTTCCAGGATATAGAGCAGCAGGTGGAATTGCCACCAATGCCCGGGATCGTGCTGCCAATGACCTCTTTCCTCGGATTTGGGCCAGCTGATTGCGACAACCTCAAAGCAGCATTCAGAGAAACACCCGAATCGACGTCGAATTCGACAAATTCCTTCTCACTTCGATTAAAATTCTTAAGGCCCACAAAGCAGGCTGTGATTAGAAAGTCAACCACAGCAAAGATGCAGATATTATTCACTGCACTCCGTCTCATCTTCGAGGATCTCATTGCCAAAAACGAGCCCCAAAGCCTTGCAAACCGCTACTACGCTATGTTCCTTGGCCAGCATATCTACCGCCTCCCATTTCGAGAGTCCA is part of the Verrucomicrobiota bacterium genome and encodes:
- a CDS encoding redoxin domain-containing protein produces the protein MKTVITVTALIGWSIFANAAEDEISGIYDPGILKPVDSRLLVAVGEKAPDFELPSVDGSRVRLSDYRGKHHVILSFVSAAWTPVCSSRWPGYDLVKDDVEQFDAVFVGITVDNIPTLHAWVKAMEGISFPVLSDFFPHGVVAQRYGILRSDGTSERALFIIDKEGVIRFIDVHDINERPPLEDIFHALQEIYENE
- a CDS encoding helix-turn-helix domain-containing protein; its protein translation is MRVARKIELAPEEEVKLTVISKGRRTSVRLAERAKIVLLAAQGKENQEIGETLGITRQNQLTADR